A single region of the Salicibibacter cibi genome encodes:
- the clpP gene encoding ATP-dependent Clp endopeptidase proteolytic subunit ClpP — MHLIPTVIEQTNRGERAYDIYSRLLKDRIVMLGSGIDDNVANTIVAQLLFLQAEDPDKDISLYINSPGGSISAGMAIYDTMQYITPKVSTICIGMAASMGAFLLNAGEIGQRFALPNSEIMIHQPLGGTQGQASDIEIHARRILEMREKLNNIFAERTGQPLEVIQRDTDRDNFMTAPEAKEYGLIDRIFEKNESTEK; from the coding sequence ATGCATCTAATACCAACAGTTATTGAACAAACAAACCGCGGGGAGCGGGCTTATGACATTTATTCACGTCTGTTAAAAGACCGTATCGTCATGCTCGGATCAGGGATCGATGACAATGTGGCCAATACAATCGTAGCCCAATTGCTTTTCCTCCAAGCGGAGGATCCGGACAAGGACATCTCCCTTTATATTAACAGCCCCGGAGGTTCCATTTCCGCCGGCATGGCCATTTATGATACGATGCAATATATTACACCTAAGGTTTCGACTATTTGCATCGGCATGGCTGCTTCTATGGGCGCTTTCTTGCTCAATGCAGGAGAAATAGGCCAACGTTTCGCCCTCCCGAACAGTGAAATTATGATCCACCAACCGCTTGGAGGAACACAAGGGCAGGCATCCGATATTGAAATTCATGCGCGTCGTATTCTGGAAATGCGGGAAAAATTGAACAATATCTTCGCCGAGCGAACAGGCCAGCCGCTCGAAGTAATCCAACGGGACACCGACCGGGATAACTTCATGACTGCACCAGAAGCAAAAGAGTATGGGCTCATCGATCGAATCTTCGAGAAGAATGAAAGCACAGAAAAATAA
- a CDS encoding HPr family phosphocarrier protein codes for MVERDVVVNLKMGLQARPAALFVQEANRFHADINLIKGTHETNAKSIMGVMSLAVRNGTTIRIAADGGDEEEAVKALGQFVSEE; via the coding sequence ATGGTCGAGCGTGACGTGGTAGTGAATTTAAAAATGGGCTTGCAGGCGCGACCGGCCGCCCTATTCGTGCAGGAAGCCAATCGCTTTCATGCGGATATCAACCTTATCAAAGGGACACATGAGACCAACGCCAAAAGTATTATGGGAGTAATGAGTCTTGCCGTCCGCAATGGGACAACGATTCGCATAGCTGCTGATGGCGGCGATGAAGAAGAAGCAGTAAAAGCGCTTGGGCAATTTGTAAGCGAGGAATGA
- the whiA gene encoding DNA-binding protein WhiA has translation MTKKELTQIRADDCCVKAELSALIQMTGALNISESRTTLDITTENAAIARRFYTLLKQRYEHMKAELVVRKKMRLRKNNIYIVRVYRFVEEILADTNVTANGHTFAQSISEHTFENHCCKRAYLRGAFLAGGSINHPETSSYHLELFSYYKEHNQSLLALMLEFDLDARVLERKKGYIVYIKESEKITEFLNIIGAHQALLYFEDVRIVKDMRNSVNRLVNCETANLNKTVGAALRQVENIELVTREIGLESLPSKVREMAELRVKHQDVTLKELGEMAESGKVSKSGVNHRLRKIDELAERIRNRESLPQG, from the coding sequence ATGACGAAAAAAGAACTCACACAGATCCGTGCAGATGATTGCTGTGTAAAAGCGGAACTTTCCGCACTTATCCAAATGACCGGTGCTCTTAATATTTCGGAATCGCGTACGACTTTGGATATAACGACCGAGAACGCGGCGATTGCACGAAGGTTTTATACGCTTCTGAAGCAACGGTATGAACACATGAAGGCCGAACTCGTCGTTCGTAAAAAAATGCGATTAAGGAAAAACAATATTTACATCGTTCGCGTGTACCGTTTTGTGGAAGAAATTTTAGCTGATACAAACGTGACGGCCAACGGGCATACGTTTGCGCAGTCGATTTCAGAACATACATTTGAGAATCATTGTTGCAAAAGAGCGTATTTACGGGGAGCCTTTCTCGCAGGTGGGTCCATTAATCATCCGGAGACATCATCCTATCATTTGGAGTTGTTTTCTTATTATAAAGAACACAATCAATCGCTCTTGGCGTTAATGTTGGAATTTGATCTGGATGCCCGTGTACTGGAGAGAAAAAAAGGGTATATTGTTTATATTAAGGAAAGCGAGAAGATCACCGAGTTTCTCAATATTATCGGTGCTCATCAAGCACTGCTCTATTTTGAAGATGTTCGGATTGTGAAGGATATGCGTAACTCTGTCAATCGACTCGTAAACTGTGAGACAGCAAATTTGAACAAAACGGTAGGAGCTGCCTTGCGGCAAGTGGAAAATATAGAGCTTGTCACGCGAGAGATCGGTTTGGAAAGCTTGCCTTCCAAAGTGCGTGAAATGGCCGAACTTCGTGTGAAGCATCAGGATGTCACCTTGAAGGAATTGGGTGAAATGGCAGAGAGCGGGAAGGTGAGCAAATCCGGGGTCAATCACCGGTTGCGAAAAATCGACGAACTGGCTGAACGAATTCGTAATCGCGAATCGTTGCCACAAGGATGA
- a CDS encoding gluconeogenesis factor YvcK family protein — translation MTNGKKIVVIGGGTGLSVLLRGLKTYPVDLSAIVTVADDGGSSGRLRKELNVPPPGDVRNVLVALAEVEPLIERLFQHRFENGEGLTGHSLGNLLIAGMTSITGDFARGISELSAVLNVRGTVLPASNDSIELVAKMTDGSVVRGESNIPKAGKKIDEMFLDPAFPEALPASIQAIRQADKIIMGPGSLYTSVLPNLLVPGIAEEINRSSADKIYICNVMTQSGETDEFTASDHIKALYAHIGKSMIEQIFVHDGNISPEMIERYAEEGSEAVICDEDHLKALGLHAIQDDFIQTDGSVLRHNAEKIARMILEG, via the coding sequence GTGACGAATGGAAAGAAAATAGTTGTTATCGGAGGCGGTACGGGATTGTCCGTTTTACTGCGAGGGTTAAAAACCTACCCCGTTGATCTATCGGCAATCGTTACCGTAGCTGATGATGGAGGAAGTTCCGGACGGTTACGCAAGGAGTTAAATGTCCCGCCGCCCGGGGATGTTCGAAATGTGCTCGTGGCATTGGCGGAAGTTGAACCATTAATTGAACGTTTATTTCAGCATCGCTTCGAAAATGGGGAAGGGCTTACCGGGCATTCGCTCGGCAACTTGCTGATCGCAGGTATGACGTCTATCACAGGTGATTTTGCCCGCGGCATTAGCGAACTCAGTGCTGTGCTCAACGTACGCGGTACGGTGTTACCTGCGTCCAATGATAGCATTGAACTTGTGGCGAAAATGACCGATGGCAGTGTCGTTCGGGGAGAGTCCAATATTCCGAAGGCAGGGAAAAAAATCGATGAAATGTTCCTTGATCCAGCCTTTCCCGAGGCATTGCCGGCGAGCATTCAGGCGATTCGACAAGCAGATAAAATTATTATGGGACCGGGGAGTTTATATACCAGTGTGTTGCCTAATTTGCTCGTTCCCGGCATTGCGGAAGAAATAAACCGGTCGTCAGCGGATAAAATCTATATTTGCAATGTCATGACGCAAAGCGGGGAAACGGATGAATTTACTGCTTCCGATCATATTAAGGCGCTTTATGCCCATATCGGGAAATCGATGATTGAGCAAATTTTTGTCCATGACGGAAACATTTCACCGGAAATGATCGAACGATATGCCGAGGAAGGTTCGGAGGCTGTGATTTGTGATGAAGACCATTTAAAAGCGCTGGGTTTGCATGCGATCCAAGATGATTTCATCCAAACAGACGGCTCGGTGTTGCGTCATAATGCGGAAAAAATTGCCCGGATGATTCTCGAAGGTTAA
- the rapZ gene encoding RNase adapter RapZ, translated as MSGAGKTVTVQSLEDLGFFCIDNLPPALIPKLLDLVEGGSMNRVALVMDLRGREFFEQVFSAVSMLGDKPNLHTHILFLDAEDSKLVQRFKETRRSHPLAPSGPLLDGIKEERQILDEIKGRARYHIDTTTLTPRELRSEINKLFTAPEELTFNVHFMSFGFKRGIPIDADLVFDVRFLPNPHYIERMRPLTGMDSDVAEYVMKWADTKEFLVKLEDMLTFLLPLYKQEGKSQVIIAIGCTGGNHRSVTLVEHLADVYSKNYLVYKSHREHKDRGETIE; from the coding sequence ATGTCGGGAGCGGGAAAAACGGTTACCGTGCAAAGCCTTGAAGATCTCGGTTTTTTTTGCATCGATAATTTGCCGCCGGCGTTGATTCCGAAATTATTGGATCTCGTGGAAGGCGGGTCGATGAACCGTGTCGCGCTTGTCATGGATTTACGGGGCCGGGAATTTTTTGAACAAGTGTTTTCGGCGGTAAGCATGCTTGGAGATAAGCCGAATTTGCACACGCACATTTTATTTCTCGATGCAGAGGACAGCAAACTTGTGCAGCGATTTAAAGAAACTAGGCGTTCGCACCCCCTTGCTCCGTCCGGCCCGCTGTTAGACGGCATCAAAGAAGAACGGCAAATACTGGATGAGATCAAGGGAAGGGCACGTTACCATATTGATACGACAACGCTTACCCCTCGAGAGTTACGCTCGGAAATTAACAAATTGTTCACTGCTCCCGAGGAGTTGACCTTTAACGTACATTTTATGTCCTTTGGGTTTAAACGCGGGATTCCGATTGATGCCGATCTTGTTTTTGATGTCCGATTTTTGCCGAATCCTCATTATATTGAACGGATGCGCCCGTTAACAGGGATGGATTCGGACGTTGCCGAATATGTCATGAAGTGGGCGGATACAAAGGAATTTCTCGTGAAGCTGGAAGACATGCTAACCTTTCTGTTGCCTTTGTATAAACAAGAGGGAAAAAGCCAAGTAATCATCGCGATTGGTTGTACGGGCGGGAATCACCGTTCCGTTACGCTTGTGGAACATCTTGCTGATGTTTATTCTAAGAATTACCTAGTGTATAAGAGCCATCGCGAACATAAGGACAGGGGAGAAACAATCGAGTGA
- a CDS encoding NUDIX domain-containing protein: MRRVANCVLTHEDRVLLLQKPRRNWVVAPGGKMEDGETPLATVRREFMEETGIELLNPQLRAVSTIVIQERYAKVSEWMMFSFFANKHKGEMLEHSPEGRLFWEKETNVLSLPMALGDQDLFKHLLGKQGMLFSTFYYTPDYELLDAKLETV; the protein is encoded by the coding sequence ATGCGGCGTGTGGCAAACTGCGTGTTAACACATGAGGATCGGGTTTTATTGTTGCAAAAGCCCAGAAGAAACTGGGTTGTCGCCCCCGGCGGGAAGATGGAGGACGGAGAAACCCCACTTGCCACCGTGCGCAGGGAGTTCATGGAAGAGACCGGAATAGAACTGCTGAACCCACAGTTACGGGCAGTTTCTACGATTGTCATTCAGGAAAGGTACGCGAAAGTTTCCGAATGGATGATGTTTTCTTTTTTTGCGAATAAACATAAAGGGGAAATGTTGGAACATTCACCTGAAGGCAGGCTATTTTGGGAAAAAGAAACGAACGTTCTTTCTTTGCCAATGGCCTTGGGTGATCAAGATTTATTCAAACATCTTTTGGGAAAACAAGGAATGTTGTTCAGCACATTTTATTACACACCTGATTACGAGTTGCTCGACGCAAAGCTCGAAACAGTGTGA